A single window of Gossypium hirsutum isolate 1008001.06 chromosome A10, Gossypium_hirsutum_v2.1, whole genome shotgun sequence DNA harbors:
- the LOC107896997 gene encoding ammonium transporter 1 member 1, whose amino-acid sequence MAERTQFVAYLIHSSFLTGFVYPVVSHWFWATDGWATAFRVDNGFLFGSGVIDFAGSGVVHMVGGVAGLWGALIEGPRIGRFDSWGRSVALRDHNATLVVLGTFILWFGWYGFNPGSFNKISGLYTSGNHYGQWSAVGRTAVTTTLAGCTSALTTLFGKWILTSHWDVTDVCSGLLGGFAAITAGCSVVEPWAAIICGFVAAWVLTSCNNLAEKVRYDDPLGAAQLHGGCGALGLIFTALFASEKYVREVYPSRPVRYGLFMGGGGRLLAAHIIQILVIVGWVSATMGTLFYFLHKFGLLRVSADDEMADMELTRQVGLAYVDHDEDESQKQGIQMKKIVGTKM is encoded by the coding sequence ATGGCTGAAAGAACCCAATTCGTTGCTTATCTTATCCATTCATCTTTTTTAACCGGTTTTGTTTACCCTGTTGTTTCTCATTGGTTTTGGGCGACTGATGGTTGGGCCACTGCTTTTCGAGTAGATAATGGCTTCCTCTTTGGTAGTGGGGTTATTGACTTTGCCGGTTCAGGGGTTGTTCATATGGTTGGTGGTGTAGCCGGTTTATGGGGTGCACTTATTGAAGGACCAAGGATAGGCCGCTTCGACTCTTGGGGCAGGTCAGTTGCCTTGCGTGATCATAATGCAACCCTTGTTGTTCTTGGAACTTTCATACTTTGGTTCGGTTGGTATGGGTTCAACCCCGGTTCATTTAACAAAATCTCCGGTTTGTACACCTCTGGAAACCATTATGGGCAGTGGAGTGCGGTGGGGAGAACAGCGGTGACCACCACTCTAGCCGGATGCACGTCGGCGTTGACTACCCTTTTTGGGAAATGGATCTTGACAAGTCATTGGGATGTGACCGATGTTTGCAGTGGTTTACTTGGTGGTTTTGCTGCTATCACAGCAGGCTGCTCTGTTGTTGAACCCTGGGCTGCCATTATCTGTGGCTTTGTGGCTGCATGGGTGTTGACCAGTTGCAACAATTTGGCCGAGAAAGTGAGGTACGATGATCCATTAGGAGCGGCTCAATTGCATGGTGGATGTGGGGCTTTGGGGCTAATTTTTACAGCTTTGTTTGCTTCGGAAAAGTATGTGAGGGAAGTCTACCCCAGCAGGCCGGTTCGATATGGTTTGTTTATGGGAGGTGGAGGGAGGCTGTTGGCTGCTCATATTATCCAGATTTTGGTCATTGTTGGGTGGGTGAGTGCTACAATGGGGACCCTGTTTTATTTTCTTCATAAATTTGGGCTTCTGAGGGTTTCAGCTGATGATGAAATGGCCGACATGGAGTTGACAAGGCAGGTGGGGCTCGCTTATGTTGACCATGATGAAGATGAATCACAAAAACAGGGGATTCAAATGAAGAAAATTGTTGGAACAAAAATGTGA
- the LOC121202992 gene encoding putative ammonium transporter 1 member 5 — MGTCSADLAALLCPNATAIAAADYICNKFSDASFAVDNTYLLFSAYLNFFMQLGFAMLCAGSVRAKNAISVMLTNVLDAAIAGLFYYLFGFAFAFGSPSNGGFIGRHNFGL; from the coding sequence ATGGGAACTTGTTCAGCGGACCTAGCTGCGCTCCTCTGCCCCAACGCCACCGCCATTGCGGCAGCTGACTACATATGCAACAAGTTCAGTGACGCTTCCTTTGCCGTTGACAACACTTACCTTCTCTTCTCAGCTTACCTTAACTTCTTCATGCAACTTGGCTTCGCCATGCTTTGCGCTGGCTCAGTCCGTGCCAAAAACGCCATCAGCGTCATGCTCACTAACGTCCTCGACGCCGCCATCGCTGGCCTCTTCTATTACCTTTTCGGGTTTGCTTTTGCCTTTGGTTCCCCTTCCAATGGCGGTTTCATTGGTCGCCACAATTTTGGCTTATAA